In Acipenser ruthenus chromosome 6, fAciRut3.2 maternal haplotype, whole genome shotgun sequence, the following proteins share a genomic window:
- the LOC117410868 gene encoding pantetheinase-like — translation MRQWSVTSVMSIMALHACFNTFFCLFFIYRFTSADTYLAAVYEHAVKLPSVQDRPVSQEEALSAMNLNLNVLEDAVKQAAKKGAQIIVTPEDGIYGWSFNREAILPYLENIPDPDINWTPCTEPDRFGRAPVQVRLSCIAKNNSIYVAANVGDIKPCNATDPKCPKDGRYQYNTDVVFASDGKLVARYHKYNLFLGESQFDQPAEPEFVTFNTTFGTFGIFTCFDVLFYNPAVHLVDHLQVDSVLFPTAWMNLLPHLTAIEFHSAWAMGMGVNFLAANTHNTTMNMTGSGIYAPDKAIAYHYDAETDNGHLLIAKLDIHPKLSPHYTAVNWSLYAAGLDTVSEDNAVFNGTIFQDVYTFITLNEAQENISVCQKDLCCHLSYSMKEKQEDELYALGAFDGLHTVAGQYYLQVCTLVKCKNPDLKTCGEPVENASTEFEKFSLSGRFGTKYVFPEVLLSGVHLAPGEFEVLNDGRLRSENGTSKPVLSVTLFGRWYEKDQDVTWIV, via the exons ATGCGTCAATGGTCAGTAACCAGTGTAATGTCAATCATGGCTTTACATGCTTGCTTTAATACCTTTTTCTGCCTTTTTTTCATCTACAGATTTACTTCTGCAGATACGTATCTTGCAGCAGTTTATGAACATGCCGTCAAATTGCCCAGTGTTCAGGATCGACCCGTTTCTCAGGAAGAGGCCTTGTCTGCAATGAATCTAAACTTGAATGTTTTGGAAGATGCAGTCAAACAAGCTGCTAAAaag GGAGCACAGATAATTGTGACACCAGAAGATGGGATTTACGGTTGGTCTTTTAACAGAGAGGCCATTTTACCTTATCTTGAAAATATTCCAGACCCAGATATTAATTGGACTCCTTGCACCGAGCCTGACAG GTTTGGCCGAGCTCCAGTACAAGTCAGACTTAGCTGTATAGCAAAGAATAACTCTATTTATGTTGCTGCCAATGTTGGAGACATTAAACCATGCAATGCAACTGATCCTAAATGTCCAAAGGATGGTCGCTATCAATATAACACTGATGTAGTGTTTGCTTCAGATGGAAAATTGGTTGCTCGGTATCACAAG tacAATCTTTTCTTAGGAGAAAGCCAGTTTGATCAGCCTGCAGAACCCGAGTTTGTAACATTTAATACTACATTTGGAACTTTTGGCATTTTTACCTGCTTTGACGTGTTGTTCTACAATCCTGCTGTGCATCTGGTTGACCACCTCCAAGTGGACAGTGTCCTGTTTCCTACAGCATGGATGAATTTGCTTCCTCATCTAACTGCTATTGAATTCCATTCAGCGTGGGCTATGGGTATGGGGGTCAATTTCTTAGCTGCAAATACTCATAATACCACCATGAACATGACAG GAAGTGGAATATATGCACCAGACAAGGCCATAGCATACCACTATGATGCAGAAACAGATAATGGACATCTGCTGATTGCTAAACTAGACATCCATCCCAAGCTATCCCCACATTACACTGCTGTGAACTGGAGCCTCTATGCAGCAGGCTTGGATACAGTCTCTGAAgacaatgctgtttttaatggaaCTATTTTCCAAGATGTGTATACTTTTATTACATTAAATGAGGCTCAAGAAAACATTAGTGTCTGTCAAAAAGACCTGTGCTGCCATTTGAGTTATTCcatgaaagaaaaacaagaagATGAATTGTATGCATTGGGTGCTTTTGATGGACTCCATACAGTTGCGGGACAGTATTACTTACAG GTATGTACTTTAGTGAAATGCAAGAACCCTGACTTGAAAACCTGTGGGGAACCTGTAGAGAATGCTTCGACGGAATTTGAAAAATTCTCACTGTCTGGCAGATTTGGTACAAAGTATGTATTTCCAGAAGTCCTGCTCAGTGGTGTGCACTTGGCCCCAGGTGAATTTGAG gtattaAATGATGGTCGTCTTAGAAGTGAAAATGGAACCTCCAAACCTGTTCTAAGTGTCACTCTCTTTGGAAGATGGTATGAAAAAGACCAGGATGTTACATGgattgtttga
- the LOC117411582 gene encoding trace amine-associated receptor 1-like, whose amino-acid sequence MDFSQSGINESTQFCYESVSGSCPKPIISISMRVAKYIFLVTAIALTVCGNLFVIISIAHFKQLHTPTNYLTLSLTVADFLLGGFIMPPSMIKSVESCWYFGDFFCKVHTSTDIMLSTASILHLSFISIDRYYAVCYPLRYKTTITVFVTLNMIFISWTVSAIVGFGMVFLGLNIQGIEDFYYKNFDCVGGCILIQSEASRMVSSFFSFYIPGLIMIGIYLKIFLVARRQARSIRDTEQQRQNTEEKKNTTANKRERKAAKTLGTVMGVFLISWLPFFLFNIMDPFSYYSTPPLLVDALVWFGYLNSTFNPFVYAFFYSWFRKALRIIALGKVFQNGSSRTKLFDE is encoded by the coding sequence ATGGATTTCAGTCAAAGTGGGATCAATGAAAGCACACAGTTCTGTTATGAATCAGTGAGTGGTTCATGTCCTAAACCAATCATTTCTATCAGTATGCGTGTTGCAAAGTACATATTCCTGGTGACAGCAATAGCATTAACTGTTTGTGGAAACCTGTTTGTCATAATCTCCATAGCACATTTCAAGCAGCTTCACACACCCACAAATTATCTCACCCTCTCTCTGACAGTAGCTGACTTCCTTCTGGGAGGATTTATTATGCCCCCCAGCATGATCAAATCCGTTGAAAGTTGCTGGTATTTTGGAGACTTTTTTTGTAAAGTTCATACCAGTACTGATATAATGCTTTCCACAGCTTCCATTTTGCACCTGTCCTTCATTTCAATTGACCGCTACTATGCTGTATGTTATCCTTtgaggtacaaaactacaattaCTGTATTTGTCACACTTAACATGATTTTCATTAGCTGGACTGTGTCAGCCATTGTTGGATTTGGAATGGTATTCCTAGGGTTAAATATACAAGGTATAGAGGATTTCTATTACAAGAACTTTGACTGTGTAGGTGGTTGCATTCTGATACAAAGTGAAGCATCAAGAATGGtttcctctttcttctccttTTACATTCCAGGACTTATAATGATAGGCATTTATCTGAAAATATTCCTTGTGGCAAGACGACAGGCCAGGTCAATTAGAGATACAGAACAACAAAGGCAAAacactgaagaaaagaaaaatacaacagcaaataagagagagagaaaagctgCAAAGACACTAGGGACAGTGATGGGGGTCTTTCTCATATCTTGGTTACCATTTTTCTTGTTCAACATAATGGATCCATTTTCTTATTACTCAACTCCACCCCTTTTAGTAGATGCACTGGTCTGGTTTGGTTATTTGAACTCAACATTTAACCCCTTTGTCTATGCTTTCTTTTATAGCTGGTTCAGAAAAGCGCTCAGAATTATTGCGCTTGGCAAAGTCTTTCAAAACGGTTCTTCAAGAACGAAACTTTTTGACGAGTAA